A single region of the Mugil cephalus isolate CIBA_MC_2020 chromosome 4, CIBA_Mcephalus_1.1, whole genome shotgun sequence genome encodes:
- the foxp4 gene encoding forkhead box protein P4 isoform X5 → MAMMSPQMITPQQMQQILSPPQLQALLQQQQALMLQQLQEYYKKQQEQLHLQLLTQQQQQQQQQQQQQQQQQQAGKQAAKEQLGSKQLAFQQQLIQMQQLQQQHILNLQRQGLVPLQPTAAMQSLQQAMCPSDLQQLWKEVSGVQSSEEALKQAEGLDLSTNSSNSTSAFPKAASAHIPLHSLPNGQSHTPKRDRARLFEWISSFTKADSGEDHVPLYSKGSQLPSSHHEEHAGSHPLYGHGECKWPGCEALCEDMGQFIKHLNNEHALDDRSTAQCRVQMQVVQQLEIQLAKESERLQAMMTHLHMRPSEPKPFNQPLNLASSGALLKRDSDAYPEGLPHPPTSAATPITPLRQGPSVISSSSLHTHSHSHSHGVGPIRRRNSDKYCTPIASELAQNCEFYKNADVRPPFTYASLIRHAILESPDRQLTLNEIYNWFTRKFAYFRRNTATWKNAVRHNLSLHKCFVRVENVKGAVWTVDEVEYQKRRPPKMTGSPTLVKNMISGLGFGSLNASYQAALAESSLSLLNSPPLVTPPSAASLNMLHVGHDDVSSTVEQVNSNGSCSPTLSPQQYSHQVHVKEEPTEVEEDSRPVSLLAGVTHSLPLPSDERDLEEDLPTEELE, encoded by the exons TTACAGGAGTATTACaaaaagcagcaggagcagTTACATCTCCAGCTTctgactcagcagcagcagcagcagcagcaacagcagcaacagcagcagcaacaacagcaggctGGGAAGCAAGCGGCAAAAGAG CAGTTAGGCAGCAAGCAGCTGgccttccagcagcagctgatccagatgcagcagcttcagcagcagcacatccTCAACCTCCAGAGACAAGGCCTGGTTCCACTGCAGCCCACTGCTGCCATGCAGTCTCTGCAGCAAG CGATGTGTCCGTCAGACCTCCAACAACTGTGGAAGGAAGTGTCGGGGGTGCAGAGTAGTGAGGAGGCCCTGAAACAGGCCGAGGGCCTGGACTTGAGCACCAACAGCTCCAATTCTACCTCAGCCTTCCCCAAAGCTGCCAGTGCTCACATTCCACTGCACAGCCTGCCCAACGGGCAGAGCCACACCCCAAAGAGAGACAG AGCCAGACTGTTTGAGTGGATATCCTCCTTCACCAAGGCAGACAGCGGAGAAGACCATGTCCCCCTTTACTCCAAAGGCAGCCAACTTCCAAGCAGCCA tcATGAGGAGCATGCCGGCTCCCATCCCCTCTACGGCCATGGAGAGTGTAAGTGGCCTGGTTGTGAAGCACTGTGTGAGGACATGGGACAGTTCATCAA GCACTTGAACAATGAGCACGCCCTCGATGACCGCAGCACTGCTCAGTGCCGAGTCCAGATGCAGGTGGTTCAGCAACTGGAGATACAG CTGGCAAAAGAGAGCGAGCGACTTCAGGCCATGATGACCCACCTGCACATGCGCCCCTCAGAGCCAAAGCCTTTTAACCAACCT CTGAACCTGGCTTCCAGTGGAGCTCTGTTAAAGCGGGACAGCGATGCCTACCCAGAGGGTCTTCCTCACCCGCCCACCTCAGCTGCCACCCCCATCACCCCACTGCGCCAGGGCCCTTCAGTCATCAGCTCCTCcagcctgcacacacactcccactcccactcgcACGGCGTTGGGCCAATACGTAGGCGCAACTCCGACAAGTACTGCACCCCTATCGCCTCAG agctTGCTCAGAACTGTGAGTTCTACAAGAACGCTGATGTCAGGCCTCCCTTCACCTACGCCTCCCTTATACGTCAT GCCATTCTGGAGTCTCCAGACAGACAGTTGACTCTCAATGAGATCTACAACTGGTTTACACGGAAGTTTGCCTATTTCAGGAGAAATACAGCCACATGGAAG AATGCTGTGCGCCACAACCTGAGTCTGCACAAGTGTTTTGTTCGTGTTGAGAACGTGAAGGGGGCCGTGTGGACTGTGGATGAAGTCGAATACCAAAAGAGGAGACCACCAAAGATGACCGG AAGTCCCACTCTGGTGAAAAATATGATTTCAGGCCTGGGCTTTGGATCCCTAAACGCCAGCTACCAG gcggCTCTGGCTGAAAGCAGTCTGTCCCTGCTGAACAGCCCTCCCCTGGTGACCCCTCCATCTGCAGCCAGCCTCAACATGCTGCACGTGGGCCACGATGATGTCAGCTCTACCGTGGAGCAGGTCAACAGCAACGGCAGCTGCAGCCCCACGCTCAGCCCTCAACAGTACAG CCACCAGGTGCACGTGAAGGAGGAGCCCactgaggtggaggaggacagccGGCCCGTATCCCTGCTGGCCGGCGTCACACACAGCCTGCCATTGCCGAGCGATGAGCGCGACCTGGAGGAGGATCTTCCCACAGAGGAGCTGGAGTAG